From Chryseobacterium gallinarum, one genomic window encodes:
- a CDS encoding DUF1501 domain-containing protein: MLIKRREFLKISSLATASLLMPNFLKAMALDDALGPSQNILIVLQFTGGNDGLNTIIPAKNDIYFRERKTLAIQDSLSLSDEAGINPSLSYFKELFDNGELSVMNNVGYPNPDKSHFRSMDIWQSASRSDEFLETGWLGRFLDEECYRCEHPTQALEVDDMLSLALKGENNKAFAFKDPKRLYQTSQEKYFKSLYDHHHDDETVSYLYQTLGSTINNAGYIFEKSKAKKTEQAYPNSQLGKDFKTVASLIKSDINTQVYYLSVGSFDTHVNQNERQKKLFSDINEAVKSFVADMKSNGLFKNILLMTFSEFGRRVAQNASNGTDHGTANQMFFISGNLKKKGLLNALPDLRNLNEGDLVYTEDFRKVYATILKNWLKADSSKVLGWKNGIYDFI; this comes from the coding sequence ATGTTAATTAAAAGAAGAGAATTCCTTAAAATAAGTTCGCTGGCCACCGCTTCCCTGTTGATGCCTAATTTTCTAAAAGCCATGGCATTGGATGATGCTCTGGGTCCAAGCCAGAATATACTGATCGTTCTTCAGTTTACAGGAGGAAATGATGGATTGAATACCATTATTCCCGCCAAAAATGATATTTATTTCAGGGAAAGAAAAACCCTGGCCATCCAGGATTCATTATCCCTTAGTGATGAAGCCGGTATCAATCCTTCCCTTTCCTATTTCAAAGAGCTTTTTGATAACGGAGAACTTTCTGTTATGAACAATGTGGGGTATCCCAACCCTGACAAATCCCATTTCCGGAGCATGGATATCTGGCAATCTGCAAGCCGGAGTGATGAATTTCTGGAAACAGGCTGGCTTGGCCGTTTTCTGGATGAGGAATGTTATCGTTGTGAACATCCCACCCAGGCCCTGGAAGTAGACGACATGCTCAGTCTCGCTCTCAAGGGAGAAAATAATAAAGCGTTTGCTTTTAAAGATCCTAAAAGACTGTATCAGACCAGCCAGGAAAAGTACTTTAAATCTCTTTATGATCACCATCATGATGATGAGACCGTATCTTATCTTTATCAGACACTCGGTTCCACTATCAATAATGCCGGTTATATTTTTGAAAAAAGCAAAGCAAAGAAAACAGAACAGGCCTATCCTAATTCTCAATTAGGAAAAGACTTCAAAACAGTGGCTTCTTTAATAAAATCCGACATTAATACCCAGGTGTATTACCTTTCTGTCGGAAGCTTTGATACGCACGTTAACCAGAATGAACGACAAAAGAAATTATTCAGCGATATTAATGAAGCTGTAAAGTCTTTTGTAGCCGATATGAAAAGTAATGGGCTGTTTAAAAACATCCTTCTGATGACTTTTTCCGAATTTGGCCGGCGTGTGGCCCAGAATGCCAGCAACGGTACCGATCATGGTACCGCCAATCAGATGTTTTTCATCAGCGGAAACCTTAAAAAGAAAGGTCTCTTAAATGCCCTTCCCGATCTCCGGAACCTCAACGAGGGTGACCTTGTGTATACTGAAGATTTC
- a CDS encoding DUF1800 domain-containing protein, with the protein MADSLLKNKHLLWRAGFGVGINQVTDLKNNNTRTLLNELFKEDPFTEITYDTPDIDPAAAYMNSSSPADKKKEMQRINREQNNELNLNFLDKMVNSKEQMREKMAFFWHGHFASRVVNPRFNKQLLNTIRKNALGNFRDLLFEVSQAPAMLGFLNNQQNKKDHPNENFAREVMELFTMGRGNYTEKDVREAARAFTGWGYDKEGNFKERKNLHDEGSKTFLGKTGNFSGADILNLILEQKATSRFITTKVYKFFVNEKTDQDIIDTLSNNFYNSGYDIKKLMTGIFSSTWFYDQKNIGNRIKSPIELMAGIMRILPMHIQNPENLIVYQKLLGQMLLYPPNVSGWPNGRSWIDSSTLMLRLQVPQIWSGLRPLEYSPRQDDDIDMGMKSPETALNKSFKNPNITIDWNRVEKIFENKKTEDYLIQNTQTLDINSVKNFSDKSTKMTIINLMSTPEYQLM; encoded by the coding sequence ATGGCTGATTCATTATTAAAAAACAAACATCTCCTTTGGCGTGCGGGCTTCGGTGTGGGAATCAATCAGGTTACCGACCTGAAAAATAATAACACCAGAACGCTCCTCAATGAATTATTTAAAGAAGATCCCTTTACGGAAATTACTTATGATACGCCTGATATAGATCCTGCAGCAGCTTATATGAACAGCTCATCCCCTGCCGATAAAAAAAAAGAAATGCAACGGATTAACAGGGAACAAAATAACGAGCTTAACCTCAATTTTCTGGATAAAATGGTCAACAGCAAAGAGCAAATGAGAGAAAAGATGGCCTTTTTCTGGCATGGACATTTTGCTTCCAGGGTGGTTAACCCCAGGTTCAACAAACAGCTTTTAAATACAATACGGAAAAATGCATTGGGAAATTTCAGGGACCTGCTCTTTGAAGTGAGCCAGGCCCCTGCCATGCTGGGCTTTCTCAATAACCAACAGAATAAAAAAGACCATCCTAATGAAAATTTTGCCCGGGAGGTTATGGAACTGTTTACCATGGGAAGAGGAAACTATACGGAAAAGGATGTCAGGGAAGCAGCCAGGGCTTTTACAGGCTGGGGATATGATAAAGAAGGAAATTTTAAAGAAAGAAAAAACCTGCATGATGAAGGCTCCAAAACTTTTTTAGGGAAGACAGGAAACTTTTCAGGCGCTGATATCCTTAATCTTATTCTGGAACAAAAAGCTACGTCCCGGTTCATTACCACCAAGGTGTATAAGTTTTTTGTCAATGAAAAAACAGACCAGGATATTATTGATACATTAAGCAATAATTTTTACAATTCCGGTTACGATATCAAAAAGCTTATGACTGGAATATTTTCCAGTACATGGTTTTACGACCAGAAAAACATTGGAAACCGGATAAAATCTCCTATAGAGCTGATGGCAGGAATCATGCGCATTCTTCCCATGCATATCCAGAATCCGGAAAACCTTATTGTATACCAAAAATTGCTGGGACAAATGTTGCTGTATCCTCCCAATGTATCGGGCTGGCCGAACGGAAGATCATGGATTGACAGTTCTACATTGATGCTGAGGCTCCAGGTTCCTCAGATCTGGTCCGGGCTCAGGCCGCTGGAATACAGCCCCCGGCAGGACGATGATATCGATATGGGGATGAAGTCTCCGGAAACAGCGTTGAACAAAAGTTTTAAAAACCCGAATATCACCATCGACTGGAATCGGGTAGAAAAAATTTTTGAAAATAAAAAGACTGAAGATTATCTTATTCAGAACACCCAGACACTAGACATCAATTCGGTAAAAAACTTCTCGGATAAAAGTACAAAAATGACCATTATCAATCTCATGTCTACCCCGGAATACCAGCTGATGTAA